In one window of Skermanella rosea DNA:
- a CDS encoding cupin domain-containing protein: MTGAKHASGTDSPDIRIGVKLRHARLVRGLRMSDVARRVGCSESLISKLEHDKAKPSFVMLHKLVAALETNVAYLFADAGDSAGPVARAGERPVITTDPLRNAPGIRLERLIPYAEGHLLQANIHIIDPGSGSDGEIEHDGEEVGYVLEGALELTVGGQVHSLSAGDSFVFRSDLSHGYRNPGDTTTRVLWVNTPPTF, from the coding sequence TTGACCGGTGCCAAACATGCCTCCGGAACCGACTCTCCCGACATCCGGATCGGGGTCAAGCTGCGCCATGCCCGCCTCGTCAGGGGCTTGCGGATGAGCGACGTGGCGCGGCGGGTCGGCTGCTCGGAAAGCCTGATCTCGAAGCTGGAGCATGACAAGGCGAAGCCGTCCTTCGTCATGCTCCACAAGCTGGTGGCCGCGTTGGAGACCAACGTGGCCTATCTGTTCGCCGATGCGGGCGACTCCGCCGGCCCGGTGGCGCGGGCCGGCGAGCGCCCGGTCATCACCACCGACCCGCTCCGCAACGCCCCCGGCATCCGCCTGGAACGGCTGATACCCTATGCGGAGGGCCACCTGCTCCAGGCGAACATCCACATCATCGATCCGGGCAGCGGCAGCGACGGCGAGATCGAGCACGACGGCGAGGAAGTCGGGTATGTCCTGGAAGGCGCGCTGGAGCTGACCGTCGGCGGGCAGGTCCACAGCCTGTCGGCCGGCGACTCGTTCGTGTTCCGGTCCGACCTCAGCCACGGCTACCGCAACCCGGGGGATACGACCACCCGGGTGCTATGGGTCAACACGCCGCCGACCTTCTGA
- a CDS encoding SDR family NAD(P)-dependent oxidoreductase: MTLPRFDGRTVLVTGASRGIGFGIAQAFATAGADLHVAAENDAIHAAAEALGAMAHRADVTRGDEVAAMAARIGAVDVLVNNAGLELMTPLDDAGAENEAAFRRIIEINILGTFLVTRAVVPGMRAGGAIVNTASVWGRVAEPLFSAYVASKHAVIGLTKTWAKELGPSGIRVNAVCPGWVRTEASMRSLGRMAERAGRGEADLLDDIIAGQALPGLMEPPDMAGPYLFLASDLAANVTGQSLGADRGEVPW, encoded by the coding sequence ATGACCCTGCCCCGTTTCGACGGCCGCACGGTGCTGGTCACCGGCGCCAGCCGCGGCATCGGCTTCGGCATCGCCCAGGCCTTCGCCACCGCCGGGGCGGACCTGCACGTCGCGGCGGAGAACGACGCGATCCACGCCGCGGCGGAGGCGCTGGGCGCCATGGCGCACCGGGCCGACGTGACCCGGGGCGACGAGGTGGCCGCCATGGCGGCCCGCATCGGCGCCGTGGACGTGCTGGTCAACAATGCCGGCCTGGAGCTCATGACCCCGCTGGACGACGCCGGCGCGGAGAACGAGGCGGCCTTCCGGCGCATCATCGAGATCAACATCCTGGGCACCTTCCTGGTGACCCGGGCCGTGGTGCCGGGCATGCGCGCGGGCGGCGCCATCGTCAACACGGCCTCGGTCTGGGGCCGCGTCGCGGAGCCGCTGTTCTCCGCCTATGTCGCGTCGAAGCACGCGGTGATCGGGCTGACCAAGACCTGGGCCAAGGAGCTGGGGCCCAGCGGCATCCGGGTCAACGCTGTGTGCCCCGGCTGGGTGAGGACGGAAGCCTCCATGCGCTCGCTCGGCCGGATGGCGGAACGGGCGGGCCGCGGGGAAGCGGATCTTCTGGACGACATCATCGCCGGGCAGGCGCTGCCCGGCCTCATGGAGCCGCCGGACATGGCGGGTCCCTATCTGTTCCTTGCCTCCGACCTCGCGGCCAACGTCACCGGCCAGAGCCTCGGAGCCGACCGGGGGGAAGTGCCGTGGTGA
- a CDS encoding amino acid ABC transporter permease, whose protein sequence is MFDPAVIVPYLPTLIEGAGITFAVSILAILLGIPCGLALCFLRQSRGRAAATAAAVYISFFRGTPLLVQLLVFFYIPPAYGLELPAYLTAVAVLTMNTTAFQAEIFRGGLQAIPRGQVEAARMLGFTHGQVRRRVLVPQMLRVTLPALTNEAIDILKSSSLVSVIAVSELLRRGRQVAAATYHPLEAYAATALMYLLLVSLIAYAGRHAGRRLSLSR, encoded by the coding sequence ATGTTCGATCCCGCCGTCATCGTCCCGTACCTGCCGACCCTGATCGAGGGCGCTGGAATCACCTTCGCGGTATCGATCCTGGCGATCCTGCTCGGCATCCCCTGCGGGCTGGCCTTGTGCTTCCTGCGGCAGAGCCGGGGACGGGCGGCGGCGACGGCGGCCGCCGTCTATATCAGCTTCTTCCGGGGCACGCCGCTGCTGGTGCAGCTCCTGGTCTTCTTCTACATCCCGCCGGCCTACGGACTTGAGCTGCCGGCCTACCTGACGGCCGTCGCGGTGCTGACCATGAACACCACGGCGTTCCAGGCGGAGATCTTCCGCGGCGGCCTCCAGGCGATCCCGCGCGGACAGGTCGAGGCCGCGCGGATGCTGGGCTTCACCCACGGCCAGGTCCGCCGCCGGGTGCTGGTGCCGCAGATGCTGCGCGTCACGCTTCCGGCCCTGACCAACGAGGCGATCGACATCCTGAAAAGCTCCTCCCTGGTGTCGGTCATCGCCGTGTCCGAGCTGCTGCGGCGCGGCCGGCAGGTCGCCGCCGCCACGTACCACCCGCTGGAGGCCTACGCGGCGACGGCGCTGATGTATCTGCTGCTGGTCTCCCTCATCGCCTATGCCGGACGCCATGCCGGCCGGCGGCTCAGCCTGTCCAGGTGA
- a CDS encoding amino acid ABC transporter permease, giving the protein MPDQSVTLRYAERFLDGFLTTAWICGVSICAAVALGLALFLVRRLPFAPARWFYDGYVGLLRGTPFLIQVFLLYYGGPGLGIRLSATTTALIGLSVYGSAYFAEIFRAGFEAVPRGQVEAARMLGFDRGQILRNVELPQMAALILPPSVNQCIILIKESAVLSVITVPELTTVATRVVSETFNFAEPYLLLALLYWLLVEATARGGRWLERAAGRHLTTTKGLTP; this is encoded by the coding sequence ATGCCCGACCAGTCGGTCACCCTGCGCTACGCGGAACGGTTCCTCGACGGCTTCCTGACCACGGCGTGGATCTGCGGCGTCTCCATCTGCGCCGCCGTGGCGCTGGGGCTGGCGCTGTTCCTGGTGCGCCGCCTGCCCTTCGCGCCGGCCCGCTGGTTCTACGACGGCTATGTCGGGCTGCTGCGGGGCACGCCGTTCCTGATCCAGGTGTTCCTGCTGTACTACGGCGGCCCCGGCCTGGGCATCCGGCTGTCCGCCACGACGACCGCGCTGATCGGGCTGAGCGTCTATGGCAGCGCCTATTTCGCCGAGATCTTCCGCGCCGGCTTCGAGGCCGTGCCGCGCGGCCAGGTCGAGGCCGCCCGGATGCTGGGGTTCGACCGGGGGCAGATCCTCCGCAACGTGGAACTGCCGCAGATGGCGGCCCTGATCCTTCCGCCATCGGTCAACCAGTGCATCATCCTGATCAAGGAATCGGCCGTGCTGTCCGTGATCACCGTGCCGGAACTGACCACCGTCGCCACCCGGGTCGTCTCGGAGACCTTCAATTTCGCCGAGCCCTATCTGCTGCTGGCGCTGCTCTACTGGCTGCTGGTCGAGGCGACGGCCCGCGGCGGCCGGTGGCTGGAACGCGCCGCCGGCCGCCACCTGACAACCACCAAGGGCCTGACCCCATGA
- a CDS encoding transporter substrate-binding domain-containing protein encodes MPLSQFARLIKTAAVVFAAAGAASSPAFADQLDDIRKKQEIVIGTEAQFPPFEYLEDGKIVGYASDLLQLVAADLPGVRLNQLDVPWPAILPGLSAGKFDFVVTSVTVTRERAEQYAFTVPIAEATVALVKRKGDASITKPEDIAGKAVGSQTASAQLKALQAFDEKLRGTGAGVDAITEYVSFDEAYADLAAGRIDAVSQALSNLAPLVKARGDMFEIVGPTIGPKTYYAWAGRKDPASASLVKLFSDGIAKANASGKMAELQMKWFGFTMDVPADAVPEPTM; translated from the coding sequence GTGCCCCTTTCCCAGTTCGCCCGCCTGATCAAGACCGCGGCCGTGGTGTTCGCCGCCGCCGGCGCCGCTTCCTCCCCCGCCTTCGCCGACCAACTCGACGACATCCGGAAAAAGCAGGAGATCGTCATCGGGACCGAGGCGCAGTTCCCGCCCTTCGAATACCTGGAGGACGGCAAGATCGTCGGCTACGCCAGCGACCTCCTGCAACTGGTCGCGGCCGACCTGCCGGGCGTCAGGCTGAACCAGCTGGACGTGCCGTGGCCGGCGATCCTGCCGGGCCTCAGCGCCGGCAAGTTCGACTTCGTGGTCACCTCCGTGACCGTGACCAGGGAGCGGGCCGAGCAGTACGCCTTCACCGTGCCGATCGCCGAGGCCACGGTCGCCCTGGTCAAGCGCAAGGGCGACGCCTCCATCACCAAGCCGGAGGACATCGCCGGCAAGGCCGTCGGCTCCCAGACCGCGTCAGCCCAGCTGAAGGCGCTCCAGGCGTTCGACGAGAAGCTCCGCGGCACCGGCGCGGGGGTGGACGCGATCACGGAATATGTCAGCTTCGACGAGGCCTATGCCGACCTCGCCGCCGGCCGGATCGACGCCGTGTCGCAGGCGCTGTCCAACCTGGCCCCGCTGGTCAAGGCGCGCGGCGACATGTTCGAGATCGTCGGGCCGACCATCGGCCCCAAGACCTATTATGCCTGGGCCGGCCGCAAGGACCCGGCCAGCGCCTCCCTGGTGAAGCTGTTCAGCGACGGCATCGCCAAGGCCAACGCTTCCGGCAAGATGGCGGAGCTTCAGATGAAGTGGTTCGGCTTCACCATGGACGTGCCGGCCGACGCGGTGCCCGAGCCGACGATGTGA
- a CDS encoding SDR family NAD(P)-dependent oxidoreductase: MTGLNGLRALVTGAASGIGLAACEALRGAGARVVGLDRAPAPADDAGRVVADVTDEGQVIEAVALAAARLGGLDLLVNCAGIEIEAPLRAIDIADMDRMYAVNLRGPILVTREALKAMEAGARIVNIASELAYLGRQGASGYCATKGAMLSLTRSWARELAPGILVNAVAPGPTDTPLLGFERMTDAQKALESANPLGRIGRPEEVAAAILFLASPAASFITGQCISVDGGAAMH, translated from the coding sequence GTGACAGGTTTGAACGGGCTCAGGGCGCTGGTGACCGGCGCCGCGAGCGGGATCGGCCTCGCCGCCTGCGAGGCCCTGCGCGGCGCCGGCGCCCGGGTGGTCGGGCTGGACCGCGCGCCGGCCCCGGCCGACGACGCCGGCCGGGTGGTCGCCGACGTGACCGACGAGGGCCAGGTGATCGAGGCGGTCGCCCTGGCCGCCGCGCGCCTGGGCGGCCTCGACCTGCTGGTGAATTGCGCCGGCATCGAGATCGAGGCGCCGCTCCGCGCGATCGACATCGCCGACATGGACCGCATGTACGCGGTCAACCTGCGCGGTCCGATCCTGGTGACGCGGGAGGCCCTGAAGGCCATGGAAGCGGGTGCCCGCATCGTCAATATCGCGTCGGAACTCGCGTATCTCGGCCGCCAGGGCGCTTCGGGCTACTGCGCCACCAAGGGGGCGATGCTGTCGCTGACGCGGTCCTGGGCACGGGAGCTGGCGCCCGGAATCCTGGTCAACGCCGTGGCCCCCGGCCCGACCGACACCCCGTTGCTGGGCTTCGAGCGCATGACCGACGCCCAGAAGGCGCTGGAGAGCGCCAACCCCCTTGGCCGCATCGGCCGCCCGGAGGAGGTCGCCGCCGCGATCCTCTTCCTGGCGTCCCCCGCCGCCAGCTTCATCACGGGACAATGCATCAGCGTCGACGGCGGCGCGGCGATGCACTGA
- a CDS encoding amino acid ABC transporter ATP-binding protein produces the protein MTRTQGAAVLGLRGVRKSFGDHTVIDGIDLDVHRSEVICIIGPSGSGKSTLLRCMNFLEEYDGGEVVINGRLLGYSQDAGGKRVRDRDVVVDETRRGVGMVFQHFNLWPHMTALENVTAALRLVKQMPKAAADALGAEMLAKVGLSDKAGQYPARLSGGQQQRVAIARALAMQPSIMLFDEPTSALDPELVGEVLQVMRGLAAEGMTMVVVTHEMGFAAEVADRVVFMDAGRIVEQGPPSSLFGAPSHPRLRQFLETWRQRNAGFATLMSGAADQHLREGNQINAR, from the coding sequence ATGACCAGGACGCAGGGCGCCGCCGTGCTCGGCCTGCGCGGCGTGCGCAAGAGCTTCGGCGACCATACCGTGATCGACGGGATCGACCTGGACGTCCACCGTTCCGAGGTGATCTGCATCATCGGCCCGTCCGGATCGGGCAAGAGCACCCTGCTCCGCTGCATGAACTTCCTGGAGGAGTATGACGGCGGCGAGGTGGTCATCAACGGGCGACTGCTGGGCTATTCGCAGGACGCCGGGGGAAAGCGCGTGCGCGACCGCGACGTGGTCGTGGACGAGACCCGGCGCGGCGTCGGCATGGTGTTCCAGCACTTCAACCTGTGGCCCCACATGACCGCGCTGGAGAACGTCACCGCCGCGCTGCGCCTGGTCAAGCAGATGCCGAAAGCCGCGGCCGACGCGCTCGGGGCGGAGATGCTGGCCAAGGTCGGCCTGTCCGACAAGGCCGGGCAGTATCCCGCCCGCCTGTCCGGCGGGCAGCAGCAGCGGGTCGCGATCGCCCGCGCGCTGGCGATGCAGCCCTCCATCATGCTGTTCGACGAGCCGACCTCGGCGCTCGACCCGGAACTGGTCGGCGAAGTGCTCCAGGTCATGCGCGGCCTCGCGGCGGAGGGCATGACCATGGTGGTCGTGACCCACGAGATGGGCTTCGCCGCCGAGGTGGCCGACCGGGTCGTGTTCATGGACGCCGGCCGCATCGTCGAGCAGGGGCCGCCCTCGTCCCTGTTCGGAGCCCCCTCCCATCCCCGGCTTCGCCAGTTCCTGGAGACCTGGAGGCAGCGCAACGCCGGCTTCGCCACGCTCATGTCGGGCGCGGCGGACCAACATCTTCGAGAAGGAAACCAGATCAATGCCCGCTGA
- a CDS encoding HesB/IscA family protein encodes MALPKAMTITDAAAERVKQIMAKSDKPALGLRVGVKSRGCSGLSYTVEYAEEIKKFEEVVEDKGVKILIDPAATMFLIGTEMDYVDDKIQSGFVFKNPNEKARCGCGESFSV; translated from the coding sequence ATGGCACTTCCCAAGGCAATGACGATCACCGACGCCGCCGCCGAGCGGGTCAAGCAGATCATGGCGAAGTCGGACAAGCCGGCCCTGGGGCTGCGCGTCGGCGTCAAGTCGCGCGGCTGCTCCGGACTCAGCTACACCGTCGAATACGCCGAGGAGATCAAGAAGTTCGAGGAGGTCGTCGAGGACAAGGGCGTCAAGATCCTGATCGATCCGGCCGCCACCATGTTCCTGATCGGCACCGAGATGGACTATGTGGACGACAAGATCCAGTCGGGCTTCGTCTTCAAGAACCCCAACGAGAAGGCCCGCTGCGGCTGCGGCGAGAGCTTCAGCGTCTGA
- the speB gene encoding agmatinase, with product MSDKRFQPLDSAAVPRFAGLPTFMRLPVASPEEVDVALVGVPFDGGTTNRPGPRHGPREVRNQSSLVRRVHHATGICPFDLVRVGDCGDAPVNPLDLMESIDLISGYFAGVRRAGAVPLTVGGDHLITLPVLRGLIDQGPVGLIHFDAHSDTYDSFFGNRYNHGTPFRRAVEEGLLDPKRMVQIGLRGAISDAANYDFAKANGIRLIFIEEFDERGPKEVMAEARAIVGDRPTYVSFDIDILDPSIAPGTGTPEIGGITSREAQAMIRLLRGLDIVGADLVEVSPPFDPSGATALTAATLMFELLCVMAEGMSRKTVQS from the coding sequence ATGAGCGACAAGCGGTTCCAGCCCCTCGATTCCGCCGCGGTGCCCCGGTTCGCCGGGCTGCCGACCTTCATGCGGCTGCCCGTGGCCTCGCCGGAGGAGGTGGACGTGGCCCTGGTCGGCGTCCCGTTCGACGGCGGCACGACGAACCGGCCGGGGCCCCGCCACGGCCCGCGCGAGGTCCGAAACCAGTCCAGCCTGGTCCGCCGGGTCCACCACGCGACCGGCATCTGCCCGTTCGACCTGGTGCGCGTCGGCGACTGCGGCGATGCGCCGGTCAACCCGCTCGACCTGATGGAAAGCATAGACCTGATCTCCGGCTACTTCGCCGGGGTGCGCCGGGCGGGCGCCGTGCCGCTGACGGTCGGCGGCGACCACCTGATCACGCTGCCGGTGCTGCGCGGGCTGATCGACCAGGGTCCGGTCGGGCTGATCCATTTCGACGCCCATTCCGACACCTACGACAGCTTCTTCGGCAATCGCTACAACCACGGCACCCCATTCCGGCGCGCGGTGGAGGAAGGGCTGCTCGATCCGAAGCGCATGGTGCAGATCGGGCTGCGCGGGGCGATCTCGGACGCCGCCAACTACGACTTCGCCAAGGCCAACGGCATCCGCCTGATCTTCATCGAGGAGTTCGACGAGCGCGGCCCGAAGGAGGTCATGGCCGAGGCGCGGGCGATCGTCGGCGACCGGCCGACATACGTGTCGTTCGACATCGACATCCTCGATCCGTCCATTGCGCCCGGCACCGGCACCCCGGAGATCGGCGGCATCACGTCGCGCGAGGCCCAGGCCATGATCCGGCTGCTGCGCGGGCTGGACATCGTCGGGGCCGACCTGGTCGAGGTTTCGCCGCCCTTCGACCCCTCGGGCGCCACGGCGCTGACCGCCGCGACCCTGATGTTCGAGCTGCTCTGCGTGATGGCCGAGGGCATGAGCCGAAAAACCGTGCAGTCGTAG
- the sufU gene encoding Fe-S cluster assembly sulfur transfer protein SufU, with translation MTGATMDDLRDLYQEVILDHGKNPRNFRHPEDSNREARGDNPMCGDKVTVYLKVTPDGIVEDAAFEGRGCAISTASASMMTELVAGRTEAEVKALFERFHEMCTKDDHEHVHGGGVDGEALERLQVLAGVRQFPMRVKCATLAWHTLDAALAGGAKASTE, from the coding sequence ATGACGGGAGCGACGATGGACGACCTGCGGGACCTGTACCAGGAAGTCATCCTGGACCACGGCAAGAACCCCCGGAACTTCCGCCACCCGGAGGACAGCAACCGGGAGGCGCGCGGCGACAACCCGATGTGCGGCGACAAGGTCACCGTCTACCTGAAGGTCACCCCCGACGGCATCGTCGAGGACGCGGCCTTCGAGGGGCGGGGCTGCGCCATCTCCACCGCCTCGGCCTCGATGATGACCGAGCTGGTCGCCGGCCGGACCGAGGCGGAGGTGAAGGCCCTGTTCGAGCGCTTCCACGAGATGTGCACCAAGGACGACCACGAGCACGTCCATGGCGGCGGCGTGGACGGGGAGGCCCTGGAGCGGCTCCAGGTGCTGGCGGGGGTCCGCCAGTTCCCGATGCGGGTCAAGTGCGCCACCCTGGCGTGGCACACCCTGGACGCGGCCCTGGCGGGCGGCGCCAAGGCTTCTACTGAATGA
- a CDS encoding creatininase, producing MVQSVFMAELTWPEFAAKVAEGVTVFLPLGTTEQHGPHMAMNVDVVLPTAVCERVARNVGGIVAPTIPYGYKSQPRSGGGEAFPGTTSLDANTFSLVVRDVIRSLGTDGVRRLVVVNGHFENCWPAVEGVDLGLRELRRDGIPDMQVMRLEYWDFIGRDTLDRLFPEGFPGTELEHASLLETSLMLLLRPDLVDMDKVPSDGPAKFPTYDRHPVPEGFVPASGVLARAQGASAEKGQLLMDDHVERITRAVRAEFGV from the coding sequence ATGGTCCAAAGCGTCTTCATGGCCGAACTGACTTGGCCGGAGTTCGCCGCCAAGGTGGCGGAGGGCGTCACCGTCTTCCTGCCCCTGGGCACCACCGAGCAGCACGGCCCCCACATGGCGATGAACGTGGACGTGGTGCTGCCCACCGCCGTGTGCGAGCGGGTGGCGCGCAACGTCGGCGGCATCGTCGCCCCGACGATCCCCTATGGCTACAAGTCGCAGCCCCGCTCGGGCGGCGGCGAGGCGTTCCCCGGCACCACCAGCCTGGACGCCAACACCTTCTCGCTGGTCGTGCGCGACGTGATCCGCAGCCTCGGCACCGACGGCGTGCGCCGGCTGGTGGTGGTGAACGGGCATTTCGAGAACTGCTGGCCGGCGGTCGAGGGCGTCGACCTGGGCCTGCGCGAGCTCCGCCGCGACGGGATCCCCGACATGCAGGTGATGCGGCTGGAATACTGGGACTTCATCGGCCGCGACACGCTGGACCGGCTCTTCCCCGAGGGGTTCCCCGGCACCGAGCTGGAGCATGCCAGCCTGCTGGAGACGTCGCTGATGCTGCTGCTGCGGCCCGACCTGGTCGACATGGACAAGGTGCCGTCCGACGGGCCGGCCAAGTTCCCCACATACGACCGCCATCCCGTGCCGGAGGGGTTCGTCCCGGCCTCCGGCGTCCTGGCCCGCGCCCAGGGGGCCTCGGCCGAGAAGGGGCAGCTCCTGATGGACGACCATGTCGAGCGGATCACCCGGGCCGTCCGAGCCGAATTCGGAGTTTGA
- a CDS encoding cysteine desulfurase → MNEITKVRQGFDSGTATGYDVEEVRKDFPILSRTIYDKPLVYLDSAASAQKPRRVIDAMVSCMTEEYSNVHRGVHWLSATATTRFEAARKTVQRFINAREDREVVFTRSATEAINLVASSWGRTNLREGDEVVISQMEHHANIVPWQMLRTEKGIVLKIVPIDEAGTLLMDEYEKLLGPKTKLVAISHMSNALGTINPVKDIVRIAHGKGIPVLVDGCQGITHLGVDVQDLDADFYVFSGHKLYGPTGIGVLYGKAEMLEAMPPYQGGGDMIARVTFEETTFKGIPHRFEAGTPAIVEVIGLGAALEYLMELGLDRIAAHERDLLAYATAQLSEIPGLRIYGTSPDKASILSFTLGDAHPHDIGTIVDRAGVAVRAGHHCAQPLMDFYNVPATARASFALYNTFDEVDALAASLRRVQEIFG, encoded by the coding sequence ATGAACGAGATCACCAAGGTGCGGCAGGGTTTCGATAGCGGAACGGCGACGGGATACGATGTGGAGGAGGTCCGCAAGGACTTCCCCATCCTGTCGCGCACCATCTACGACAAGCCGCTGGTCTATCTGGACAGTGCCGCCAGCGCCCAGAAACCGCGCCGGGTGATCGACGCCATGGTTTCCTGCATGACGGAGGAATACTCCAACGTGCACCGGGGCGTCCACTGGCTGAGCGCCACCGCGACCACGCGGTTCGAGGCGGCCCGGAAGACCGTGCAGCGTTTCATCAACGCCCGCGAGGACCGCGAGGTGGTCTTCACCCGCAGCGCCACCGAGGCGATCAACCTGGTGGCGTCGAGCTGGGGGCGGACCAACCTGCGGGAAGGCGACGAGGTCGTCATTTCGCAGATGGAACATCACGCCAACATCGTGCCGTGGCAGATGCTCCGGACCGAGAAGGGCATCGTCCTGAAGATCGTGCCGATCGACGAGGCCGGCACCCTGCTGATGGACGAGTACGAGAAGCTGCTGGGGCCGAAGACGAAGCTGGTCGCCATCAGCCACATGTCCAACGCGCTCGGCACCATCAACCCGGTCAAGGACATCGTCCGGATCGCCCATGGCAAGGGCATCCCGGTGCTGGTCGACGGCTGCCAGGGCATCACCCACCTGGGCGTGGACGTCCAGGACCTGGACGCCGACTTCTACGTCTTCTCCGGCCACAAGCTGTACGGGCCGACCGGGATCGGCGTGCTCTACGGCAAGGCGGAGATGCTGGAAGCCATGCCGCCCTACCAGGGCGGCGGCGACATGATCGCCCGCGTCACCTTCGAGGAGACGACCTTCAAGGGCATCCCGCACCGTTTCGAAGCCGGAACGCCGGCGATCGTCGAGGTGATCGGGCTGGGCGCCGCGCTGGAGTACCTGATGGAGCTGGGGCTGGACAGGATCGCCGCGCACGAGCGCGACCTGCTGGCCTACGCGACGGCGCAGCTGTCGGAGATCCCGGGGCTGCGGATCTACGGCACCTCGCCCGACAAGGCGAGCATCCTGTCCTTCACGCTGGGCGACGCCCATCCGCACGACATCGGAACGATCGTCGACCGGGCCGGCGTCGCGGTCCGGGCGGGGCACCATTGCGCCCAGCCGCTGATGGATTTCTACAATGTGCCGGCGACGGCGCGGGCTTCCTTCGCGCTCTATAACACCTTCGACGAGGTGGACGCGCTGGCGGCGTCGCTCCGCCGGGTCCAGGAGATCTTCGGGTGA
- a CDS encoding SUF system Fe-S cluster assembly protein yields MPDDVSGQVLEQTGVVDNETLMDQVIDAIKTVYDPEIPVNIWELGLVYRVNVDAEKNVEVDMTLTAPSCPVAGEMPMQVQQVIENLDAVKSCRVELVWEPSWHPGMMSEEAKVALDMF; encoded by the coding sequence ATGCCAGACGATGTGAGCGGCCAGGTGCTGGAGCAGACCGGCGTGGTGGACAACGAGACCCTGATGGACCAGGTGATCGACGCGATCAAGACCGTCTACGACCCGGAGATCCCGGTGAACATCTGGGAACTGGGGCTGGTCTACCGGGTCAACGTGGACGCGGAGAAGAATGTCGAGGTCGACATGACCCTGACGGCGCCGTCCTGCCCGGTGGCCGGCGAGATGCCGATGCAGGTGCAGCAGGTCATCGAGAATCTCGACGCCGTGAAGTCATGCCGCGTCGAACTGGTCTGGGAACCGTCCTGGCATCCCGGCATGATGTCGGAAGAGGCCAAGGTGGCCCTGGATATGTTCTGA
- a CDS encoding DUF1989 domain-containing protein produces the protein MPAEQLVTIPARKGKAAFVAKGQLVKVVNTHGEQVVDTWAFRRDDMSEFMSNEHTRAHMLKIIPKVGDALLTNRRRPILTLVEDTSGGIHDMLIAACDRYRYEMLGCEGHHDNCTDNLASGLSELGLTPPETPSPLNLFMNIPVAADDTLSFQAPPAPVKGGYVVLRAEMDLVIAFSACPQDILPINGTACSPTDAHFAVYDA, from the coding sequence ATGCCCGCTGAACAGCTCGTGACCATTCCCGCCCGCAAGGGCAAGGCCGCCTTCGTCGCCAAGGGGCAGCTGGTCAAGGTCGTCAACACCCACGGCGAGCAGGTCGTCGACACCTGGGCGTTCCGGCGCGACGACATGTCGGAGTTCATGTCGAACGAGCATACCCGCGCCCATATGCTGAAGATCATCCCCAAGGTCGGCGACGCGCTGCTGACCAACCGGCGGCGGCCGATCCTGACGCTGGTGGAGGATACCTCCGGCGGCATCCACGACATGCTGATCGCCGCCTGCGACCGCTACCGGTACGAGATGCTGGGCTGCGAGGGCCATCACGACAACTGCACCGACAATCTCGCGTCGGGCCTGTCCGAACTGGGCCTGACCCCGCCGGAGACGCCGAGTCCGCTGAACCTGTTCATGAACATCCCCGTGGCCGCCGACGACACCCTGTCGTTCCAGGCGCCGCCCGCTCCGGTCAAGGGCGGCTACGTGGTGCTGCGTGCCGAGATGGACCTGGTGATCGCGTTCTCGGCCTGCCCGCAAGACATCCTGCCGATCAACGGCACCGCCTGCTCGCCGACCGACGCGCATTTCGCCGTGTACGACGCCTGA